The sequence CTTGTCGGCCTGAACTTCTGCACCAGTAGGAGCGCGCGGGTCGGCCTTTACCGTTCCCTCGATGATTACGCTCGATTCTATGCCGAGCTTCTTCGCTTCCCTGTAGGCTTCTTCGTTCAGGTCCTTTGAAAAGACGACCTGGACAATTCCGCTTGAGTCCCTCAGCACTATGAAGACCTTCTTTCCGACTTCCCTCTTTCTGTAAACCCAGCCTGCGAGTTTGACCCTCTTTCCTTCCATTTCGGGCTTAACATCGGCGCAGTAAACCTTATCAATCACCATTATCACCTCCAAAAGCTTTCCCCACGAGTTTATAACGCTAACCCAATTAGAAGAGGCTATTCAGCCAGAGCGAGAGAACCCTTGTTCCCGAATCAATGCTGATGAGCCGGGGCATGGAGGAAGTTTCCTGTCTCCAAATTTAAGTTCTTTGGGCATTTGTCTGCCATAACGTCAAAAGGTTTAAGTTATTAACTGCCGTATGTTCAATGGTGGGGAGCATGTTTGCTTTACTTGGAAAGCTCGTTGATTACAACTCCGTCCGCGACGGCGCTGTTATAGTCGATGGAAACATTATCCGGGCAGTTGTTTCCCCGGAGGAGCTGAAAAACTGGGGAATCGATGAGGTTTACGGCGGGAAAGACTACATTATAACACCCGGATTTGTCAACGCCCACACCCACGTGGCCATGGCAAGGTTCAGGGGTCTGGGCGAGGATTTACCCACCGAAGAGTGGCTTGAAAAAATCATATGGCCCATGGAGAAGGCGTGGAGCAAAAGGGAAATCAGGGAATGGGCGGAGGTCGGTATTAGGGAAGCGCTCGCAAACGGCTCAACCACAATAAACGACCACTACTTCTTTGCCGATGAGATAGCCAGAGTCGCTGAAAAACTCGGGATAAGAGCCTTCATCGGGCAAACGGTTATGGACGAGGTGGACTTCCCCCTCGCCAGTCCGGAGGAAGGCTTCAGGTTCTTTAAACGCTGGGAGGGGAAAAGCGAACTCGTTAAACCCGTGTTTGCCCCCCACGCGACCAACACCGTCTCTGAGGAGCTCATGCGCGAATTTGCCGAGCTTTCGGAGGAAACCGGCGCTAGGGTTCACATACACCTCGCCCAGAGCAGGGCAGAGGTTGAAGAGGTCAAGAAGCGCTATGGCCTTTCGCCGGTTGGTTTTCTGAAAAGGGCCGGCCTCTTGAACGAGAAGCTAATAGGGGTTCACGGCGTTTACCTTGGCGTTTCAGACTTCAAAGCCCTCGCTCGGGCAGGCTCGACGCTCGTCCACTGTCCGACGAGCAACGTCAAGCTTGAGGCGAAGACCGTTAACCTGAGATTCCTCTTGGATTTGGGACTCAACGTTGCCCTCGGCAACGACTCGCCAAACCCAACGGGGATCCTTGACCCTTTCCTTGAGATGAGGACGGCCGGAATAACAGCAAACCTAACGGCCGGAAAAGCTCATGCCGTTACCGCCAGAGAGCTCTTCGGCATGGCGACGCTCTTTGGAGCCAGGGCCCTTGGGCTGAGTGCCGGGCTGATAGAACCGGGCTATCTTGCCGATTTGGTTCTCATAAACGCCAACAAACCGTGGTTCAGGCCGAGGGAGAACGTTTACTCGCTTCTCGTTTACTCCACGAGGGGATGCGACGTCGAAAAGGTTGTGATAAATGGAAAGATTTTGGAAAAGGAAAACTTTACCTCCTCCTGAGAATGAGGGGAACTATTGCCAGTCCCACTATTAAACCCGGACCGCAGATGCCCTTGCCGGTAGTGGTTGTGGTAGTGCTTGGGGAACTTGTTTGGGTTGGCGATATTTCCTCGGGCTTTTTGCCCTCGACCATCAGTTCCCTCCATTCTTTGAGCCACTTGTCGGTGTTCTTGGCAAGCTCTTCAGCAGGTATTGAGATGACCTTCGCCGAACTGACATTGAGGGCATAGTTAAAGCATGCCGGGGGCTTTACTTCCTTATTGACGGGATACATCCACTGAGTGGTTGGGAGCTTCTCCTGAGCTTCCTTGCTTATCAGGAAGTTTATGAACTCCTGGGCGAGCTTGGGGTGCTTGGTTCCCTTGACGATTCCGGCCCCCTCAATCTGGACGTAGGCAGTATTGTTGAGGAAAACCGCGCCGATGTTTGTGCTGTTCTCCTCACAGGCGGCATAGGCCGGGTCTGTGGCATAGCTGACAAAGAGAGGGGCCTGGTTCTTGTCCCACATCTCCCAGCCGGCACTCCAGCCTTTGACAATTATCACGTCGTTCTGCTTGAGCTTCTCCCAGTAGTAAGGCCACCTGTCGCCGTAAACTCCTATCGTCCAGAGGAGGAACGCCATTCCCGTTGAGCTCGTTAGGGGGTTTTCGACGATGAGCTTGCCCTTCCATTCTGGCTTGGTCAGGTCTTCAAAGGTCTTCGGCGGGTTCTTCACGACGTCCTTCTTGTAGACTATCGCTATGGCTCCGTAGTCGTAGGGGGTCAGGTGGAATGTCGGATCAAAGTCCTTGATAATCCACTCCGGTATGTACTTCGCGTTTTCGGGCTTGTATGGGATTAGAATGCCGGCCTGCAGGGCCTTCTGGAGGTAGCTGTTGTCTATTCCAACCACGACGTCAGCCTGAGGGTTGTTCTTCTCGATTATAAGCTTGCTCAGGACTTCTCCGGCATCTCCAAAGGTCACGAGCTGAACCTTGACCCCGTACTCCTTCTCAAATATTGGAATTATCTCCTTCATCCAGGGTTCAATGCTGTCGTAGGAGTAAACTGTCAGCGTCTCCTCGGCCTTGACTGGCCTCGCCCCCGTGAGGGACACGAGGAGAACGGCCATCAGGAGCAGTGCCACCATTCTCCTCATTGAACCACCTCCAATTAACAGGTTGTTGATTTCCATAACCCAATAATCACGGGATTAAAAAAGGTTTGCCTCACATGATTGTCCATTACTCCCTCTTGCCCACCATCTTGATGACGTAGTCAGCCGCGTTCTGCAACGCCACAGAAAAGCCGGGTTCCGTCCCTATGACTATCGTTTCCTTACCCTTTCTCTTGGCCTCCTGGATTATGGGCAGGAAATCGGCGTCGCGCGTGGCCAACGCTATAACATCAACGTCTGAGTTGTAAATCAGCTCCATCGCCTCGATGGCTATTCTCACATCGGTATCGCCGGCAACGATTACAGGTTCAAGCCCCTGGTTAACGACTGCCTCTATGAGCCCCTGCGGTGCGTACTGATTGAGCACGACCTTCGCAACCCTTATTCGGCCGATTCGTTCGAGTGCCTCAATGATGTCCTCAAGCTTTATGCCGAGCTCCTTTCGGAGGATGTTCGGGCCGTCAATTATGAGGCCGATGCTCTTCTCATGAGTTTCCTCATGTTCTTCTTTCTCACGCTTCAGAACCTTGATTAGCGTCTCCTTCACTCCTCTTCCCTCCACTCGCTCTTTGGTCGGAGGATTATGGTGTAATCCGCGGCGTGCTTCAGTGCAACGGAGAAGCCCGGCTCGATTCCTATGACTATCGTTTCCTTCCCCTTTTCCTTTGCCTTGAGGATGACCGGAAGGAACTCCGCGTTTCTGGTTGCTATGGCTATAACGTCTATGTTTGGATTGTAAATCTCGCGCATGGCCTCTACGGCGAGCTTGACGCCCGTCTCACCAGAAACGACGATGGCCTCAAACCCCTGATTTGAAACGGCCTCGATTAGGCCCTGGGGCGCGTATTGGTTAAGTACAACCTTAGCGACCCTCACGTCTCCAAGGTGCTCAAGTGCTTCAACGATGTCCTCGAGTTTTATCCCAAATTCCTTTCGAAGAATATTCGGACCATCTATGAGAAGTGCAATCCTTTTCCCGCGCTTGGACTTTCGCTTAATCATGCCTATGCTTTTGATTCCGTCCTTTGTCATCGAGATTATCTTCTCCCAGCTTCCCCCTGGCATAGCTGTCACCGTTGAAATAGATGAGATGAACATGGCCATTTAGACGCTAATCATATAAAAATGTTCGTCAGAGGATCCTCTTGTAGTAGTACCAGAGGCCCCTTATGATGTCGCGCACTTCAATCATTGTGAAGGTCTCGGTTCTGTCTATGAGCTTCGCGGTTTCCTCCCAGGTATGAGCCTGCAAAACGCGGTAGATTAGGAGCTTTATCTGCCTCTCGTCAAGATAGGGTTTCATCCAGCCGTCGAGGAAGTAGAGCTTCACTATCGGCTTTACTGCGTCAACCACAGTATCGTAGGTCAAGACCTTGCCCGTGAAGGCATCGAGGCGCTTCTTCTGGATTTCGGTGAGGTGAACCGGGTAATCGACGGCCTCGCCGAAGGGCGTCTCGAAGAGCCAGCGCGCTATTTCCGGCTCGAGCTCGCGGTGGGTATCGCCGAGCCATTCCGTAAGCCTAATCCTGAACTCGTCGTTCGCTTTCTTGATTAATTTTTTAGCCTTCTCGCTTATCGGCTTGAGGACTATCGCCGTAAACTCTCCGCTGACCGGGTTTCTGGCCGGGCTTAGGTGAACCACTGCAAAGCCGTTTCTGACCCAGAAGCGGACGAGCTCTTCGCTCGCTCCAAAGCCGGAACCAATCCAGTCGAGGCCTTTCTCTCTGGCCTCCTTTTCGAGGAGCTCTAAGGCCTTGCTTCCCAGCCCCATGTCCATCGCATCCG comes from Thermococcus sp. and encodes:
- a CDS encoding TIGR00288 family NYN domain-containing protein; this translates as MKETLIKVLKREKEEHEETHEKSIGLIIDGPNILRKELGIKLEDIIEALERIGRIRVAKVVLNQYAPQGLIEAVVNQGLEPVIVAGDTDVRIAIEAMELIYNSDVDVIALATRDADFLPIIQEAKRKGKETIVIGTEPGFSVALQNAADYVIKMVGKRE
- a CDS encoding amidohydrolase, giving the protein MFALLGKLVDYNSVRDGAVIVDGNIIRAVVSPEELKNWGIDEVYGGKDYIITPGFVNAHTHVAMARFRGLGEDLPTEEWLEKIIWPMEKAWSKREIREWAEVGIREALANGSTTINDHYFFADEIARVAEKLGIRAFIGQTVMDEVDFPLASPEEGFRFFKRWEGKSELVKPVFAPHATNTVSEELMREFAELSEETGARVHIHLAQSRAEVEEVKKRYGLSPVGFLKRAGLLNEKLIGVHGVYLGVSDFKALARAGSTLVHCPTSNVKLEAKTVNLRFLLDLGLNVALGNDSPNPTGILDPFLEMRTAGITANLTAGKAHAVTARELFGMATLFGARALGLSAGLIEPGYLADLVLINANKPWFRPRENVYSLLVYSTRGCDVEKVVINGKILEKENFTSS
- a CDS encoding TIGR00288 family NYN domain-containing protein — its product is MPGGSWEKIISMTKDGIKSIGMIKRKSKRGKRIALLIDGPNILRKEFGIKLEDIVEALEHLGDVRVAKVVLNQYAPQGLIEAVSNQGFEAIVVSGETGVKLAVEAMREIYNPNIDVIAIATRNAEFLPVILKAKEKGKETIVIGIEPGFSVALKHAADYTIILRPKSEWREEE
- a CDS encoding thiamine ABC transporter substrate-binding protein — protein: MRRMVALLLMAVLLVSLTGARPVKAEETLTVYSYDSIEPWMKEIIPIFEKEYGVKVQLVTFGDAGEVLSKLIIEKNNPQADVVVGIDNSYLQKALQAGILIPYKPENAKYIPEWIIKDFDPTFHLTPYDYGAIAIVYKKDVVKNPPKTFEDLTKPEWKGKLIVENPLTSSTGMAFLLWTIGVYGDRWPYYWEKLKQNDVIIVKGWSAGWEMWDKNQAPLFVSYATDPAYAACEENSTNIGAVFLNNTAYVQIEGAGIVKGTKHPKLAQEFINFLISKEAQEKLPTTQWMYPVNKEVKPPACFNYALNVSSAKVISIPAEELAKNTDKWLKEWRELMVEGKKPEEISPTQTSSPSTTTTTTGKGICGPGLIVGLAIVPLILRRR